The Bacteroidota bacterium DNA window TTGACGGTTCGGCAGTAGTTGGGAATTTTATTTCTAAATCTGCTTTATCAGAGTTGGATAATATAGATTTTAGCCTAATGAAAAATGATGAAATTGTTCAAAAAGGCAACTCTTCTTTGATGATGTATTCAATCGATGAGATTATTTCTTATGTGTCACAATTTTTCACATTAAAGATCGGAGATCTTATTTATACCGGAACACCTGCAGGAGTAGGTAAAGTTAAAGAGAATGATACCCTGAAAGGATTTATTGGTACGGAGGAAATGTTTAAGATCAAGGTTAAGTAGTAGAAGTTTATTGTGGATTAACTTTTTGTAAGTTTCTTAAATTGTTTCTCAGTTAGTATTACTACAAACAATTTTAATATGGAGTAACTATATTGGAATTTTTTTCCAAAATAGAGAAAATATCTATATCTTGCATCTACACAATTGCTTATGTTTAGATTTGTTAAAAGAGAATTGGTGCCAGCACTATAATTGTTCTTCTATTAATATTTCGGCGCTTAATATGATTTAATAAAGATTCAAATGAAGAGTACTAAAATATTTGTCGTTGAGGACGATGTGATATATGCGAAGCTTCTGGAACATAAATTGAAACAGGACCCTACAAACCAAGTTGAAATTTATACAAATGGTTCGGATTTATTAAATAATTTATATAAAAAACCCGCATTAATTACTCTTGATTATAAGCTTCCGGATATTCCGGGAGAGGAAGTTCTTGAAAGTGTATTGAAAAATTACCCTGATATCCCCATTATAGTTATATCGGGACAAGAAGATATTAAAACTGCAGTATCGTTACTGAAAGAAGGAGCTTATGATTATGTAGTTAAGGATGATGAGGCAATAGAGAGGATTGAAAATTTAATTGTAAATATTAAAGAGAAGCTTGCCTTATCACAAGAAGTAGACCTTCTTAGAAGTCAGATAATAGATAAGTACGGTTTTGATAATCTAGTAGGGAAAAGTAGCGTGATGCAGAAAGTTTATCATACAATGACTAAGGTTGTAGGGACTAATATTAATGTATCGCTGCATGGAGAAGTAGGCACGGGAAAAGGGCTTATTGCGAAAACTATTCATTATAATTCTTTAAGAAAAGAAGCGCCATTCATTACGGTTGATTTACGGGCAATAAAACCTGAAAATATTGATGCGGATCTTTTTGGACTTGATAAAAGTATGACTGCTGATGGTGCTATGAAGCTGGGAGATCTGGAAAGAGCAAATGGAGGGACTATTTTCTTTGAGGGCTTTGAAGACATAGATGAGCAATTACAGTTTTACATACAGAAGATTCTTCAGAATAAAGAAATTGTCAGAGTAGGGGGAGTAGAATCTATACCTATTGATATAAGAGTTATAATGTCGTATAATGGAACTCT harbors:
- a CDS encoding sigma-54 dependent transcriptional regulator, with the protein product MKSTKIFVVEDDVIYAKLLEHKLKQDPTNQVEIYTNGSDLLNNLYKKPALITLDYKLPDIPGEEVLESVLKNYPDIPIIVISGQEDIKTAVSLLKEGAYDYVVKDDEAIERIENLIVNIKEKLALSQEVDLLRSQIIDKYGFDNLVGKSSVMQKVYHTMTKVVGTNINVSLHGEVGTGKGLIAKTIHYNSLRKEAPFITVDLRAIKPENIDADLFGLDKSMTADGAMKLGDLERANGGTIFFEGFEDIDEQLQFYIQKILQNKEIVRVGGVESIPIDIRVIMSYNGTLSDLVVKGKIREQQYYRTMGVPIEIPSLRERESDIILLAKKFMDGFVKSNQMETKILTKDAQTKLLNYPYTGNVQELKAIVELATVMSSENIIMDEDISFNSSNNLTEFLFEEKTLKDYTRGIIKHFLEKYDNNVLLVADKLDVGKSTIYRMIKNNEI